The Raphanus sativus cultivar WK10039 chromosome 2, ASM80110v3, whole genome shotgun sequence genome includes a region encoding these proteins:
- the LOC108836733 gene encoding dolichyl-diphosphooligosaccharide--protein glycosyltransferase subunit STT3A has translation MAFASWATYLLTKVFLLPNIISLEVKGSGAGLSASTTALLAMIHCVWAAAEAYTAPSIVLTSQSHDGLHVFDEFRESYAWLSHNTDVDDKLPVFGLRKQNHIGVASWWDYGYQRTAMANRTVVVDNNTWNNTHIATVGTALSSPEKAAWEIFNSFDVKYVLVVFGGVIGYSSDDINKFLWMVRVGGGRDGQYRIDSEATPTMLNCLMFVETDGKGYDRVRRTEIGKKNFKLTHFEELASPYQLRFDFSSYTETTRQLTG, from the exons ATGG CTTTTGCATCATGGGCAACTTACCTTTTGACCAAGGTTTTTCTTTTGCCTAACATTATCTCTCTG GAAGTTAAGGGCTCCGGTGCAGGACTATCAGCTTCAACTACTGCTCTTTTGGCCATG atTCATTGTGTTTGGGCAGCTGCAGAAGCATACACAGCTCCATCAATAGTATTGACATCTCAATCGCACGATGGCCTACATGTCTTTGATGAATTCAGAGAGTCTTATGCGTGGTTAAGCCATAATACTGACGTGGATGACAAA TTGCCTGTGTTTGGTTTGCGAAAACAAAATCATATAGGTGTGGCATCATGGTGGGACTATGGTTATCAAAGGACAGCTATGGCTAACAGAACTGTTGTTGTCGACAACAACACCTGGAACAATACTCACATTGCAACTGTTGGCACTGCACTGTCATCTCCAGAAAAGGCGGCATGGGAAATATTCAACTCCTTTGATGTGAAATACGTTCTTGTCGTCTTTGGTG GTGTTATTGGTTACTCAAGTGATGATATTAACAAGTTTCTGTGGATGGTGCGTGTTGGAGGTGGc AGAGATGGGCAATACCGAATTGATTCTGAGGCCACACCAACAATGTTGAACTGCCTTAT GTTTGTAGAGACGGATGGCAAAGGTTATGATCGGGTCAGGCGGACAGAGATTGGGAAGAAAAATTTCAAGCTCACACATTTCGAAGAG TTAGCAAGTCCGTATCAGTTGCGTTTCGACTTTAGTAGCTACACTGAGACGACAAGGCAGCTGACAGGATAG
- the LOC108836742 gene encoding uncharacterized protein LOC108836742 — protein sequence MILLRHHLHVDLKNEYLTVKDPQILWKNLKERYDHQKTVILPKARYEWTHLRLQDFKSVSEYNSALFKITSKLELCGEKITEADKLEKTFSTFHANNLVLQTQYREKGFQKYSQLISCLLVAEQNNELLMKNHGLRPTGSVPFLEANVTEQNNTGRRNGYTHGRGRGRGHGRGDTHRRGYGQIRVRGVSFKNSNSHQKWENKDGNKQATECYQCGSKDHWARTYRTPKHLVDLYQKSVKQKGKNVETNMVYEGGEGDFDMVDATHLDISDFLIDEEKK from the coding sequence ATGATACTCCTTCGTCATCACCTCCATGTAGATCTCAAGAATGAGTACTTGACAGTGAAAGATCCGCAAATCCTTTGGAAAAACTTAAAGGAAAGGTATGATCACCAGAAAACTGTGATTTTACCTAAAGCTCGGTATGAATGGACACATCTGAGGTTACAAGACTTTAAGTCTGTAAGTGAGTACAACTCAGCCTTGTTCAAAATTACCTCCAAATTGGAGTTATGTGGAGAGAAAATCACGGAAGCTGATAAGTTAGAGAAGACATTCTCTACTTTTCATGCAAATAATCTTGTCCTGCAGACACAATACCGTGAAAAGGGATTCCAGAAGTATTCTCAACTTATATCTTGTCTCCTTGTGGCTGAGCAAAACAATGAGCTTTTGATGAAAAATCATGGACTACGTCCAACTGGTTCTGTTCCATTCCTTGAAGCGAATGTGACTGAACAGAACAACACTGGCCGCAGAAATGGCTACACTCATGGTCGCGGTCGTGGTCGTGGACATGGTCGTGGAGATACACATAGACGTGGATATGGTCAAATTCGAGTCCGAGGAGTTTCTTTTAAGAACTCTAACTCTCACCAGAAGTGGGAAAACAAGGATGGTAACAAACAAGCAACTGAATGCTACCAATGTGGAAGTAAAGACCATTGGGCTCGTACGTACCGTACACCAAAGCATCTTGTTGACCTGTATCAAAAATCAGTGAAACAAAAGGGAAAGAATGTAGAAACAAATATGGTGTACGAAGGTGGAGAGGGAGACTTTGATATGGTTGATGCCACTCACCTTGACATTTCCGATTTTCTCATTGACGAAGAGAAAAAGTGA
- the LOC108843435 gene encoding protein phosphatase 1 regulatory inhibitor subunit PPP1R7 homolog, with protein sequence MNSEAPMEIDDSGDVLDLTSCQLHSLDGVELPPTLTELDLTANRLSELDSRIAHLSALKKLSLRQNLIEDSAVEPLSRWDALSDLEELILRDNKLAKVPDISIFSKLLVFDVSFNEITSLEGLSKASSTLKELYVSKNEVNKIMEIEHLHDLQILELGSNRLRVMENMENLTKLEELWLGRNRIKVVNLCGLNCIRKISLQSNRLTSMKGFEDCVALEELYLSHNGISKMEGLSALVNLRVLDVSNNKLTSVDDIQSLTKLEDLWLNDNQIESLEAITEAVAGSKDKLTTIYLENNPCAKSSVYVAVLRQIFPNVEQIDSNLFA encoded by the exons ATGAACAGTGAAGCACCGATGGAGATCGATGATTCAGGCGATGTTCTCGATCTCACTAGCTGCCAGCTCCACAGTCTCGACGGAGTCGAATTACCGCCGACGCTAACCGAGCTCGACCTTACGGCGAACCGCCTATCGGAATTGGACTCGAGGATCGCTCACCTCTCTGCGCTCAAGAAGCTTTCTCTTCGCCAAAACCTAATCGAAGATTCCGCCGTCGAGCCTCTCTCTCGCTGGGACGCCTTGTCCGATCTCGAG GAGCTGATTCTCAGAGATAACAAGCTAGCAAAAGTACCAGATATAAGCATATTCTCAAAGCTTTTGGTGTTTGATGTATCGTTCAACGAAATCACTTCGTTGGAAGGATTATCAAAGGCCTCTAGCACATTGAAGGAACTCTATGTGTCTAAGAATGAGGTCAACAAGATTATGGAGATTGAACATTTGCATGACTTGCAGATTCTTGAGCTGGGGTCTAATAGATTGCGG GTAATGGAGAATATGGAGAATTTGACAAAGTTAGAGGAACTGTGGCTTGGAAGAAACCGTATCAAAGTTGTGAACTTGTGTGGGCTCAATTGTATTAGAAAGATTAGCTTGCAGAGCAATCGGTTGACCTCTATGAAAGGATTTGAG GACTGTGTTGCTCTTGAAGAGTTATATTTGAGCCATAATGGTATCTCAAAAATGGAAGGGTTGAGTGCATTGGTTAACCTGCGGGTATTGGACGTGTCGAACAACAAGCTCACATCAGTTGATGACATTCAGAGCCTCACAAA GCTGGAAGATTTATGGCTTAATGACAACCAGATAGAATCACTTGAAGCAATCACAGAAGCTGTTGCAGGCTCTAAAGATAAGCTTACCACTATCTACCTCGAAAATAACCCTTGT GCCAAGTCTTCTGTTTACGTTGCTGTGCTCAGACAAATCTTCCCAAACGTGGAGCAAATAGACTCTAACTTATTTGCTTAA